A genomic window from Cricetulus griseus strain 17A/GY chromosome 4, alternate assembly CriGri-PICRH-1.0, whole genome shotgun sequence includes:
- the Tpm1 gene encoding tropomyosin alpha-1 chain isoform X9: MAGSSSLEAVRRKIRSLQEQADAAEERAGSLQRELDQERKLRETAEADVASLNRRIQLVEEELDRAQERLATALQKLEEAEKAADESERGMKVIESRAQKDEEKMEIQEIQLKEAKHIAEDADRKYEEVARKLVIIESDLERAEERAELSEGQVRQLEEQLRIMDQTLKALMAAEDKYSQKEDKYEEEIKVLSDKLKEAETRAEFAERSVTKLEKSIDDLEDQLYHQLEQNRRLTNELKLALNED; this comes from the exons ATGGCGGGTAGCAGCTCGCTGGAGGCTGTGCGGAGAAAGATCCGGAGCCTGCAGGAGCAGGCGGACGCCGCGGAGGAGCGTGCGGGCAGCCTGCAGCGCGAGCTGGATCAGGAGCGGAAGCTGCGGGAGACC GCTGAAGCTGATGTAGCATCTCTGAACAGACGCATCCAGCTGGTTGAGGAGGAGTTGGATCGTGCTCAGGAGCGTCTGGCCACAGCTCTGCAGAAGCTGGAGGAGGCTGAGAAGGCAGCAGATGAGAGTGAGAG AGGCATGAAAGTCATTGAAAGCCGAGcccaaaaagatgaagaaaagatggaaattCAGGAGATCCAGCTGAAAGAGGCCAAGCACATTGCTGAAGATGCTGACCGCAAGTATGAAGAG GTGGCCCGTAAGCTGGTCATCATTGAAAGTGACCTGGAACGTGCAGAGGAGCGGGCTGAGCTCTCAGAAGG CCAAGTCCGACAGCTGGAAGAACAATTAAGAATAATGGATCAGACCTTGAAAGCATTAATGGCTGCAGAGGATAAG TACTCGCAGAAGGAAGACAAATATGAGGAGGAGATCAAGGTTCTTTCTGACAAGCTGAAGGAG GCTGAGACTCGGGCTGAGTTTGCAGAGAGATCAGTAACTAAATTGGAGAAAAGCATCGATGACTTAGAAG
- the Tpm1 gene encoding tropomyosin alpha-1 chain isoform X6, with amino-acid sequence MAGSSSLEAVRRKIRSLQEQADAAEERAGSLQRELDQERKLRETAEADVASLNRRIQLVEEELDRAQERLATALQKLEEAEKAADESERGMKVIESRAQKDEEKMEIQEIQLKEAKHIAEDADRKYEEVARKLVIIESDLERAEERAELSEGQVRQLEEQLRIMDQTLKALMAAEDKYSQKEDKYEEEIKVLSDKLKEAETRAEFAERSVTKLEKSIDDLEDELYAQKLKYKAISEELDHALNDMTSM; translated from the exons ATGGCGGGTAGCAGCTCGCTGGAGGCTGTGCGGAGAAAGATCCGGAGCCTGCAGGAGCAGGCGGACGCCGCGGAGGAGCGTGCGGGCAGCCTGCAGCGCGAGCTGGATCAGGAGCGGAAGCTGCGGGAGACC GCTGAAGCTGATGTAGCATCTCTGAACAGACGCATCCAGCTGGTTGAGGAGGAGTTGGATCGTGCTCAGGAGCGTCTGGCCACAGCTCTGCAGAAGCTGGAGGAGGCTGAGAAGGCAGCAGATGAGAGTGAGAG AGGCATGAAAGTCATTGAAAGCCGAGcccaaaaagatgaagaaaagatggaaattCAGGAGATCCAGCTGAAAGAGGCCAAGCACATTGCTGAAGATGCTGACCGCAAGTATGAAGAG GTGGCCCGTAAGCTGGTCATCATTGAAAGTGACCTGGAACGTGCAGAGGAGCGGGCTGAGCTCTCAGAAGG CCAAGTCCGACAGCTGGAAGAACAATTAAGAATAATGGATCAGACCTTGAAAGCATTAATGGCTGCAGAGGATAAG TACTCGCAGAAGGAAGACAAATATGAGGAGGAGATCAAGGTTCTTTCTGACAAGCTGAAGGAG GCTGAGACTCGGGCTGAGTTTGCAGAGAGATCAGTAACTAAATTGGAGAAAAGCATCGATGACTTAGAAG ACGAGCTGTATGCTCAGAAACTGAAGTACAAAGCCATCAGCGAGGAGCTGGACCACGCTCTCAACGATATGACTTCCATGTAA
- the Tpm1 gene encoding tropomyosin alpha-1 chain isoform X8 produces the protein MAGSSSLEAVRRKIRSLQEQADAAEERAGSLQRELDQERKLRETAEADVASLNRRIQLVEEELDRAQERLATALQKLEEAEKAADESERGMKVIESRAQKDEEKMEIQEIQLKEAKHIAEDADRKYEEVARKLVIIESDLERAEERAELSEGKCAELEEELKTVTNNLKSLEAQAEKYSQKEDKYEEEIKVLSDKLKEAETRAEFAERSVTKLEKSIDDLEDQLYHQLEQNRRLTNELKLALNED, from the exons ATGGCGGGTAGCAGCTCGCTGGAGGCTGTGCGGAGAAAGATCCGGAGCCTGCAGGAGCAGGCGGACGCCGCGGAGGAGCGTGCGGGCAGCCTGCAGCGCGAGCTGGATCAGGAGCGGAAGCTGCGGGAGACC GCTGAAGCTGATGTAGCATCTCTGAACAGACGCATCCAGCTGGTTGAGGAGGAGTTGGATCGTGCTCAGGAGCGTCTGGCCACAGCTCTGCAGAAGCTGGAGGAGGCTGAGAAGGCAGCAGATGAGAGTGAGAG AGGCATGAAAGTCATTGAAAGCCGAGcccaaaaagatgaagaaaagatggaaattCAGGAGATCCAGCTGAAAGAGGCCAAGCACATTGCTGAAGATGCTGACCGCAAGTATGAAGAG GTGGCCCGTAAGCTGGTCATCATTGAAAGTGACCTGGAACGTGCAGAGGAGCGGGCTGAGCTCTCAGAAGG CAAATGTGCCGAGCTTGAAGAAGAATTGAAAACGGTGACGAACAACTTGAAGTCACTGGAGGCTCAGGCTGAGAAG TACTCGCAGAAGGAAGACAAATATGAGGAGGAGATCAAGGTTCTTTCTGACAAGCTGAAGGAG GCTGAGACTCGGGCTGAGTTTGCAGAGAGATCAGTAACTAAATTGGAGAAAAGCATCGATGACTTAGAAG
- the Tpm1 gene encoding tropomyosin alpha-1 chain isoform X3: MAGSSSLEAVRRKIRSLQEQADAAEERAGSLQRELDQERKLRETAEADVASLNRRIQLVEEELDRAQERLATALQKLEEAEKAADESERGMKVIESRAQKDEEKMEIQEIQLKEAKHIAEDADRKYEEVARKLVIIESDLERAEERAELSEGKCAELEEELKTVTNNLKSLEAQAEKYSQKEDKYEEEIKVLSDKLKEAETRAEFAERSVTKLEKSIDDLEDELYAQKLKYKAISEELDHALNDMTSM; encoded by the exons ATGGCGGGTAGCAGCTCGCTGGAGGCTGTGCGGAGAAAGATCCGGAGCCTGCAGGAGCAGGCGGACGCCGCGGAGGAGCGTGCGGGCAGCCTGCAGCGCGAGCTGGATCAGGAGCGGAAGCTGCGGGAGACC GCTGAAGCTGATGTAGCATCTCTGAACAGACGCATCCAGCTGGTTGAGGAGGAGTTGGATCGTGCTCAGGAGCGTCTGGCCACAGCTCTGCAGAAGCTGGAGGAGGCTGAGAAGGCAGCAGATGAGAGTGAGAG AGGCATGAAAGTCATTGAAAGCCGAGcccaaaaagatgaagaaaagatggaaattCAGGAGATCCAGCTGAAAGAGGCCAAGCACATTGCTGAAGATGCTGACCGCAAGTATGAAGAG GTGGCCCGTAAGCTGGTCATCATTGAAAGTGACCTGGAACGTGCAGAGGAGCGGGCTGAGCTCTCAGAAGG CAAATGTGCCGAGCTTGAAGAAGAATTGAAAACGGTGACGAACAACTTGAAGTCACTGGAGGCTCAGGCTGAGAAG TACTCGCAGAAGGAAGACAAATATGAGGAGGAGATCAAGGTTCTTTCTGACAAGCTGAAGGAG GCTGAGACTCGGGCTGAGTTTGCAGAGAGATCAGTAACTAAATTGGAGAAAAGCATCGATGACTTAGAAG ACGAGCTGTATGCTCAGAAACTGAAGTACAAAGCCATCAGCGAGGAGCTGGACCACGCTCTCAACGATATGACTTCCATGTAA
- the Tpm1 gene encoding tropomyosin alpha-1 chain isoform X4 — MAGSSSLEAVRRKIRSLQEQADAAEERAGSLQRELDQERKLRETAEADVASLNRRIQLVEEELDRAQERLATALQKLEEAEKAADESERGMKVIESRAQKDEEKMEIQEIQLKEAKHIAEDADRKYEEVARKLVIIESDLERAEERAELSEGKCAELEEELKTVTNNLKSLEAQAEKYSQKEDKYEEEIKVLSDKLKEAETRAEFAERSVTKLEKSIDDLEDELYAQKLKYKAISEELDHALNDMTSI; from the exons ATGGCGGGTAGCAGCTCGCTGGAGGCTGTGCGGAGAAAGATCCGGAGCCTGCAGGAGCAGGCGGACGCCGCGGAGGAGCGTGCGGGCAGCCTGCAGCGCGAGCTGGATCAGGAGCGGAAGCTGCGGGAGACC GCTGAAGCTGATGTAGCATCTCTGAACAGACGCATCCAGCTGGTTGAGGAGGAGTTGGATCGTGCTCAGGAGCGTCTGGCCACAGCTCTGCAGAAGCTGGAGGAGGCTGAGAAGGCAGCAGATGAGAGTGAGAG AGGCATGAAAGTCATTGAAAGCCGAGcccaaaaagatgaagaaaagatggaaattCAGGAGATCCAGCTGAAAGAGGCCAAGCACATTGCTGAAGATGCTGACCGCAAGTATGAAGAG GTGGCCCGTAAGCTGGTCATCATTGAAAGTGACCTGGAACGTGCAGAGGAGCGGGCTGAGCTCTCAGAAGG CAAATGTGCCGAGCTTGAAGAAGAATTGAAAACGGTGACGAACAACTTGAAGTCACTGGAGGCTCAGGCTGAGAAG TACTCGCAGAAGGAAGACAAATATGAGGAGGAGATCAAGGTTCTTTCTGACAAGCTGAAGGAG GCTGAGACTCGGGCTGAGTTTGCAGAGAGATCAGTAACTAAATTGGAGAAAAGCATCGATGACTTAGAAG ACGAGCTGTATGCTCAGAAACTGAAGTACAAAGCCATCAGCGAGGAGCTGGACCACGCTCTCAACGATATGACTTCCAT ATAA
- the Tpm1 gene encoding tropomyosin alpha-1 chain isoform X7: MAGSSSLEAVRRKIRSLQEQADAAEERAGSLQRELDQERKLRETAEADVASLNRRIQLVEEELDRAQERLATALQKLEEAEKAADESERGMKVIESRAQKDEEKMEIQEIQLKEAKHIAEDADRKYEEVARKLVIIESDLERAEERAELSEGKCAELEEELKTVTNNLKSLEAQAEKYSQKEDKYEEEIKVLSDKLKEAETRAEFAERSVTKLEKSIDDLEDKFLCFIPSKTSSSSWMSHLSELCICLFSS, encoded by the exons ATGGCGGGTAGCAGCTCGCTGGAGGCTGTGCGGAGAAAGATCCGGAGCCTGCAGGAGCAGGCGGACGCCGCGGAGGAGCGTGCGGGCAGCCTGCAGCGCGAGCTGGATCAGGAGCGGAAGCTGCGGGAGACC GCTGAAGCTGATGTAGCATCTCTGAACAGACGCATCCAGCTGGTTGAGGAGGAGTTGGATCGTGCTCAGGAGCGTCTGGCCACAGCTCTGCAGAAGCTGGAGGAGGCTGAGAAGGCAGCAGATGAGAGTGAGAG AGGCATGAAAGTCATTGAAAGCCGAGcccaaaaagatgaagaaaagatggaaattCAGGAGATCCAGCTGAAAGAGGCCAAGCACATTGCTGAAGATGCTGACCGCAAGTATGAAGAG GTGGCCCGTAAGCTGGTCATCATTGAAAGTGACCTGGAACGTGCAGAGGAGCGGGCTGAGCTCTCAGAAGG CAAATGTGCCGAGCTTGAAGAAGAATTGAAAACGGTGACGAACAACTTGAAGTCACTGGAGGCTCAGGCTGAGAAG TACTCGCAGAAGGAAGACAAATATGAGGAGGAGATCAAGGTTCTTTCTGACAAGCTGAAGGAG GCTGAGACTCGGGCTGAGTTTGCAGAGAGATCAGTAACTAAATTGGAGAAAAGCATCGATGACTTAGAAG ATAAATTTCTTTGCTTCATACCTTCCAAGACTTCTTCATCAAGCTGGATGTCCCACCTCTCTGAGCTCTGCATCTGTCTGTTCTCCAGCTGA